A stretch of DNA from Gimesia chilikensis:
TCATGACTGATTCTAGTATGCTCAGCCTGGAAATGGCGGGTACCGTCATTAGAAGGAGGAAAATATTCTTTTAGCAGGGGATACCAAAAAGGCTGTTTTAAAAAGAGCCCCATCCCTGCGATCTCATTCAGATCATACTCAAACTGAAGTTCTTGTTTACTCCACAGACCGGGAAGATGTTTATTCAGGGCATGTATAAAATCAACTGGCAAGGCATAAATTACATCTTTATCCAGGCATAATCGATCTGGATATCGCCTCTTCAGCTCGTCCCAAGCGGTATGGTACTTTTCTTGAATCTTTGAGTCCTGCGACATTCTGAGCCTCCTTCAACAGCATGCCATGATGTATACAAAGGTGCAAATAAATATAATCTAATCAATGACTCCCCAATTGAGGTAAACGAATTCTAAAACGCTTACCTCGATATCTTCCGACCATCTTGGAATAGTTCTGCCGGATCTAATATTTTCTTCTAGCTCTCCGGTGTTTCTAATGTCCACAGATGTGCAGATGAATTCTAACCAGCCTGATCGGGAAAAAGAATCTCAGGATGCTGCTCGTGATGATTCTTTAAAGACCGTCCGAAAGTCACCCTCTAAATCTCGCAAGATGGTTCGTTCAGAACTAATGGGAGATCATACCCATGAAACGAGTGTTGGTGTCAACGTCCACATCTACGAAAGAGATGGGAAATATCTGGCGCGTGGCCGTTTTGAAAGAAGACCGTTTGGAGAAACACTAGGAACAGATCTACAGGAAGCCAAATCTAAGCTGAGAGAATTGCTGCATAGGCTTGACTCTGGCACATTTGTTCCTCCGAGTGACGCCCGAAAGCAGATATTAAAAACCAGAAGAATTCCGAACCTGACTCTGCGCCAACTTTGCGATAGATTCTTGAGCGAAAAACGCAAAACCCGGGGAAAAAAAACTACCAGAAGCTATATGAATCGGCTTGCACCTGCCCTGGATTATGCGGAATTAGCTCAATCACTTAAAAAATGGCCCGCTGCAAATTTACTCAACAGAGACTTTACTCTCGGCTTAGTCGAATTTCTATTCAACCGAAAGGTGACCAGGAACGGTAGCACAAATGCTCCCACGAAACCGATGTCCGCACGTCAGATACAAAATTGTCTGGACACGTTAAGGATGGTTTTAAAATGGGCCTGTAGAGCAGACGTACGCAATCTTCCACCTGATTTTGTCAATCCTGTTTCGACCGACCTTTTTGATCAATCATTTAATAAAGATCCTCTCCGGCGATGTGTATTTCCACTTGAACGAAGGCTTGCCCTCTTAAATACCATGGATGACTGGCAATTCATAACGTTGAGCATAATATTCGTTTTGCCTCTTCGTTTAGAAGACGTCGAAGGACTCCTCGTCAGTGATGTAGACTTCGAAAAGCAACAGGTACATTTTGGAAGTCGATTTGGTGGATCAGATTTCAATAAAGGAAAAGTGGAAGTTCAATTCCCGTTACCTGAAGAGCTGATGCCTTTGTTACGTATATCGGTGGGAGAGCGGGTTGAAGGTCCACTTTTCCTGAATCGGAAGATTTACCAAGGGAAATCCTCAATAAGATATGCATTCGACTCGAAGTCAGATTTAGAACAACAGTATCAACTTGAATTAGCTAAGGCTCCGAAAGGTACTATTCT
This window harbors:
- a CDS encoding tyrosine-type recombinase/integrase, coding for MSTDVQMNSNQPDREKESQDAARDDSLKTVRKSPSKSRKMVRSELMGDHTHETSVGVNVHIYERDGKYLARGRFERRPFGETLGTDLQEAKSKLRELLHRLDSGTFVPPSDARKQILKTRRIPNLTLRQLCDRFLSEKRKTRGKKTTRSYMNRLAPALDYAELAQSLKKWPAANLLNRDFTLGLVEFLFNRKVTRNGSTNAPTKPMSARQIQNCLDTLRMVLKWACRADVRNLPPDFVNPVSTDLFDQSFNKDPLRRCVFPLERRLALLNTMDDWQFITLSIIFVLPLRLEDVEGLLVSDVDFEKQQVHFGSRFGGSDFNKGKVEVQFPLPEELMPLLRISVGERVEGPLFLNRKIYQGKSSIRYAFDSKSDLEQQYQLELAKAPKGTILNSQDRKAAFRKFLSKAGGVTSDYVGKQLRQVIGKGQPGKPHDFRGSITQEMKEAGVPFLELRYLTAHAVNDIINVYSGLNPKHEIAKYYDKIRPLLEAIKTRTEQLVTSEISACQSRSNPVQDTLPEGGQNV